ATCATCTTCACTTCTTAGCCAAATTTTAGCAGACGTAGCATCAACTTCGACCCTGAGTGCCCACGGTACCTTTTTTAGCTTGGGAACGAGTTTAGCCGGATTTTCGGAAAATTCGACGTACAATATCAGCTTGGTGTATTTTTCTTTAAGTTCCGGTAAGGACGAGGCAGCAGCGATCTTGCCCTCATTTATAATTACGACATCGTCGCAGATTTTATCGACATCAGAGAGAATATGGGTGGATAGAAAAATCGTCTTATTGGCTGAAAGTGTTTGAATAACGTTCAAGACTTCTTTGCGTCCGATCGGGTCCAAGGCAGAAACCGGTTCGTCGAGGATCAAAATTTTCGGGTCATTAATAAGCGCTTGGGCAATGCCGAGGCGCTGTTTCATGCCGCCCGAGTATGCGCCAATACGTTTATTTTGGGCATTTTCAAGGTTGACGAGTTTTAAAACCTCGGTGATCTTGGTTTTCTGCTGCTTTTTAGAAATGTTGAATGTGTCAGCAATAAATGAAAGATATTCTTTTCCCTTCATCCAATTGTAAAATGCCGGAAGTTCTGGCAAGTAGCCGAAAAGATTATTTAGCCCAGAATTACCGAATTCAATTTTATTGTCATTTAGTGATATTTCGCCGGAGGTTGGCTTTGAAAGTCCGACGATCATCCGAAGCGTTGTCGTCTTTCCTGCCCCGTTCGGCCCGAGAAAACCGACAACACGGTTATTCTCAACATTAAATGAAATATTATCGACAGCGGTGAAATTGCCAAATTTTTTTGTAAGATTTTTGACAGATATTACGCTCATTCTTCATCCGTTCTTCCGATCAATAGATATAGAATCGGGCCGATAATATTGATCAAGATAATTATCAAAAGCCAAGCGACGGGTGATAAGTTTTTTGTTTTCCATTTGCGAGCCAAGTCAACTACGGCGTAGACCATAAGCCCAAGCTCGATAATGGCTATTGGCAGCGCCAAAAGCAAAATTTGTGAAACATTTGTAGTATCCATTTGACTCCTTGATTACAATGAAATCATATCAGAGCAATTATGACTTAGTA
The nucleotide sequence above comes from Patescibacteria group bacterium. Encoded proteins:
- a CDS encoding ABC transporter ATP-binding protein; its protein translation is MSVISVKNLTKKFGNFTAVDNISFNVENNRVVGFLGPNGAGKTTTLRMIVGLSKPTSGEISLNDNKIEFGNSGLNNLFGYLPELPAFYNWMKGKEYLSFIADTFNISKKQQKTKITEVLKLVNLENAQNKRIGAYSGGMKQRLGIAQALINDPKILILDEPVSALDPIGRKEVLNVIQTLSANKTIFLSTHILSDVDKICDDVVIINEGKIAAASSLPELKEKYTKLILYVEFSENPAKLVPKLKKVPWALRVEVDATSAKIWLRSEDDVRKNLPIKFFADESVGIYSYGIKLPEIEDLFLDLVRKGK
- a CDS encoding PLDc N-terminal domain-containing protein, whose translation is MDTTNVSQILLLALPIAIIELGLMVYAVVDLARKWKTKNLSPVAWLLIIILINIIGPILYLLIGRTDEE